From the genome of Uranotaenia lowii strain MFRU-FL chromosome 1, ASM2978415v1, whole genome shotgun sequence, one region includes:
- the LOC129740504 gene encoding TRAF3-interacting protein 1 produces the protein MSELDPAIVKKTQTSLGKYVKKPALTDKLLKKPPFRFLHDIINVVIKETEFFKGLYTPDELVSDNIKDRDAKIAFLQKLVDVTKSVTGRELKVRPSKVVAGLEPEKTNELLQAIGYALDNKLDSAGAIQSYLKTDDAADIVKEEAVRNSEPKAKDEKKEKVKEKTKEKEKPKDKEKEKSKDKPKDKIRDATKKNEASGEAKKEEAKKEDAKTKKDKNEKTSKTKDKEKNSGVTKVEKTKTSKVETKISSDRKKLEKSRSKDKEKVLKRSESIKEEPQEVVEKPQLQTIAQSTVEEASREPSVAPEINGKKPTTPNQDEMVAVIDEEAELRRMERNSSRRSSLKKQNSLTASENNALADLNQFNGLEIQGPSRQNSGIMAEPIARHDSDPVETIGNDRLSAKPPINRQQSVDSVMRPRTSLRPPSVRPPSARPGAPRRKEKNVEIILQPNETAKLGEINVKMEVFNNDLLDDDGENLIVIEDPTQTGDAYSAGTADKMDEVKEEQEQGHLVQQILETQKEFSNIAGPETGSMDSIKKVDNEWSNSQRQSSERQMETLRESIQKLTRSVNPLGKLMDFLQEDIDSMERELSNWQQIYSRSIVELNKERSANENAIEPLKHQLAQIETNIKEYRDQIDDTRANILQNEQKIERLYMTEI, from the exons ATGTCTGAGTTAGATCCTGCAATCGTGAAAAAGACCCAAACCTCGCTGGGCAAGTACGTAAAGAAACCAGCCCTCACGGATAAGCTTCTGAAGAAGCCACCTTTCCGGTTCCTGCACGACATCATCAACGTG GTCATAAAGGAAACGGAATTCTTCAAAGGATTGTACACGCCTGATGAGCTGGTGTCCGACAACATAAAAGATCGCGATGCAAAAATAGCTTTCCTGCAGAAGTTGGTCGATGTGACTA AGTCCGTCACCGGAAGGGAGTTGAAGGTGCGACCATCGAAAGTGGTGGCCGGACTTGAACCGGAAAAAACGAATGAGCTGCTACAGGCCATCGGTTATGCTCTCGATAACAAGCTAGACAGTGCGGGCGCAATACAGTCTTACCTGAAGACGGATGATGCTGCTGACATTGTGAAAGAAGAAGCTGTGAGAAACAGCGAACCCAAGGCAAAAGACGAGAAGAAGGAGAAGGTTAAGGAGAAAactaaagaaaaagaaaaaccgAAAGacaaggaaaaagaaaaaagtaaagaCAAGCCGAAGGATAAAATCAGAGATGCTACAAAGAAAAATGAAGCCAGTGGTGAGGCAAAAAAGGAAGAGGCTAAGAAGGAAGATGCTAAAACAAAAAAGGACAAGAATGAGAAAACTAGTAAAACTAAGGACAAGGAAAAAAACTCCGGTGTAACTAAAGTCGAGAAAACCAAAACAAGCAAAGTGGAAACGAAAATTTCATCGGATaggaaaaagttggaaaaatcaAGATCTAAAGATAAAGAGAAGGTGTTGAAACGATCTGAATCCATTAAAGAAGAACCACAGGAGGTAGTCGAAAAACCACAACTGCAAACAATAGCTCAATCAACTGTTGAAGAGGCTTCGAGAGAACCgtcggtggctccagagataaatggcaaaaaaccaACAACACCTAATCAGGATGAAATGGTAGCAGTCATAGACGAAGAAGCTGAGCTAAGACGGATGGAGCGAAACTCCAGTCGGCGATCTTCGTTGAAAAAGCAAAACAGCCTAACGGCATCGGAAAACAATGCTTTAGCAGATTTAAATCAGTTCAACGGATTGGAAATACAAGGTCCTAGCCGCCAAAATAGTGGCATAATGGCTGAGCCAATAGCTCGCCACGATTCAGATCCCGTTGAAACGATAGGCAATGATAGACTTTCGGCCAAACCACCCATAAACCGACAACAGTCGGTTGATAGTGTGATGCGGCCTAGGACAAGTTTAAGGCCACCAAGTGTGAGACCTCCTTCGGCCAGACCAGGGGCACCTCGACGCAAAGAAAAGAACGTTGAGATAATTCTACAACCAAACGAAACTGCCAAGCTGGGCGAAATCAACGTTAAAATGGAAGTTTTCAACAACGACCTGCTCGACGATGATGGCGAAAACTTGATCGTGATCGAAGATCCTACTCAAACGGGGGACGCTTACAGTGCCGGTACCGCCGATAAAATGGACGAAGTCAAAGAAGAGCAGGAGCAAGGGCATTTGGTTCAACAGATTCTGGAAACTCAGAAGGAATTTTCCAACATTGCGGGCCCGGAAACAGGCTCGATGGATTCGATCAAAAAAGTTGATAAC GAGTGGAGCAACAGTCAGCGACAATCATCCGAGCGGCAAATGGAAACGCTGAGGGAATCGATACAGAAGCTCACTCGATCGGTAAATCCTTTGGGAAAATTGATGGATTTTCTCCAGGAAGACATCGACTCGATGGAACGCGAGCTCAGCAATTGGCAGCAAATTTATTCGCGGTCAATAGTTGAGCTGAACAAGGAACGCAG
- the LOC129738028 gene encoding uncharacterized protein LOC129738028, with product MIRCIVKNCRWVSNTFDLLLNHVKRMHYNLNLYQCNYSDCDRSFGNFRTFRDHYKKHYGLHFAFEINRKNSNMIEDVEGCGNEKHGKSNERFLQSGRNNNTQNDKDVDIDELTSQMQKASINFYLKWSSKESVPRKLVFDLQKDIERFFIKPMETTVLRLADGGNLSEDLKTTLLRVLQSGIQESEYKFLQRLKALDIYEDPIVFTISNQLKPGVRSNVQKMVSDHAQGVLLPIKFHLTKYLESPNMMDLILRSITPSDDSIIRNVIDGTEWKQKIQRFESGIILPLNIFTDDFNLSDTASTHSKNTSICGIYYNIPCLPTYVLSKLSNTLTAGFVKTLDKKHFDIDVIFAKLIDVLEDLEINGLELY from the exons atgattcgttgcattgtaaaaaattgtcGGTGGGTGTCGAACACCTTCGATTTACTTTTAAATCACGTGAAACGTATGcattacaatttaaatttatatcaatGTAACTACAGCGATTGCGATAGATCTTTTGGCAATTTCCGTACTTTTCGAGATCATTATAAAAAACATTATGGATtgcattttgcatttgaaattaaTAGGAAAAATTCCAACATGATAGAAGATGTTGAGGGGTGCGGTAACGAAAAgcatggcaaaagcaatgaaagATTTCTTCAAAGTGGAAGGAATAACAATACGCAGAATGATAAAGATGTTGATATCGATGAATTGACATCACAAATGCAAAAAGCGAGtataaacttttatttgaaatggTCAAGCAAAGAGAGCGTACCCAGAAAACTGgtttttgatttacaaaaagatattgaaagattttttataaaaccaatGGAGACAACAGTTTTGCGTTTAGCAGATGGAGGAAACTTATCTGAAGATTTAAAGACCACTTTACTGAGGGTTCTGCAATCCGGAATTCAGGAGTCGGAATATAAGTTTCTCCAGCGACTAAAAGCACTAGATATTTACGAAGATCCCATCGTGTTCACAATCAGCAATCAACTTAAACCTGGAGTAAGGAGCAACGTCCAGAAAATG gTTTCTGATCACGCTCAAGGTGTTCTTCTTCCTATTAAATTCCATTTAACAAAGTATTTGGAATCTCCTAACATGATGGATTTAATTCTGCGATCCATTACTCCTTCGGATGATTCTATTATCAGGAATGTGATCGACGGCACCGAGTGGAAACAAAAAATTCAGAGATTCGAGTCGGGCATCATTTTACCTCTAAATATTTTCACGGATGACTTTAACTTGTCCGACACTGCTTCTACTCATAGTAAAAACACGTCTATCTGCGGAATATATTACAACATTCCGTGTCTCCCGACTTATGTTTTATCAAAGTTATCAAACACTTTAACGGCCGGTTTTGTCAAAACTTTAgacaaaaaacattttgatattGACGTGATTTTTGCGAAACTAATTGATGTTCTTGAAGATTTAGAAATCAACGGCTTAGAA CTGTATTAA